The sequence below is a genomic window from Longimicrobiaceae bacterium.
GGGGGAGTCCGTGGTCGAGGCGACCGTCGGGCGGTGGACCAAGCAGGAAGGGGACACCGTCGCGAAGGACGAGATCCTGGTGGAGCTGGAGACGGACAAGATCACGGTGGAGGTGGCCGCGCAGTCGGCGGGGACGCTCGCCCGGATCGCGAAGCAGGAGGGGGACACCGTCGGCGTCGACGAGCTGCTCGCCGAGCTGCAGCCCTCGGGCGACGGCGCCGGCGCGGCATCCCCGGCGGACCAGGCGGGGCACACCGCCTCGGCGAGGTACGAGGA
It includes:
- a CDS encoding biotin/lipoyl-containing protein is translated as MSVEIRVPPLGESVVEATVGRWTKQEGDTVAKDEILVELETDKITVEVAAQSAGTLARIAKQEGDTVGVDELLAELQPSGDGAGAASPADQAGHTASARYEEKPASEQPAEAAPTGEAQTSPAVRALAAEHDLDLGTVRGSGPNGRITKEDVLRVIEDGRQRAAAQPRQAAAPAPA